One segment of Setaria viridis chromosome 4, Setaria_viridis_v4.0, whole genome shotgun sequence DNA contains the following:
- the LOC117853710 gene encoding heptahelical transmembrane protein ADIPOR1 — protein sequence MAMESSEEGATLCGHQEAAAAAAAVKGGGGGKRRKKGQRRGGEAGGERKKYKLVSYHELPDYMKENEFILNYYRSEWPILNAVLSLFSWHNETINIWTHLLGFMLFFGLTLVHLGQYFPQVADLIGHLSWPISKVAENVSSNIGDVLSGAAMFIQTNPTLASYGTAVASQTTRWPFFVFLAGAMFCLLSSSACHLLSCHSHRLNLFLIRLDYTGIAVMIVVSFFPPIYYIFQCEPRWQAVYLSAITAAGVGTVYALMSPRLSAARYRAHRALLFVGMGLSGVVPAAHAAAVNWHEPARNVTLAYEGAMAASYLVGTAFYLSRVPERWRPGAFDLAGHSHQIFHALVIAGALAHYGAAIVFLKARDEMGCPAK from the exons ATGGCCATGGAGAGTAGTGAGGAGGGAGCCACACTTTGTGGCCAccaagaagcggcggcggcggcggcggccgtgaagggaggaggagggggcaagaggaggaagaaggggcagAGGAGAGGGGGAGAAGCAGGCGGGGAGAGGAAGAAGTACAAGCTCGTGAGCTACCACGAGCTGCCGGACTACATGAAGGAGAACGAGTTCATCCTCAACTACTACCGCTCCGAGTGGCCCATCCTCAATGCCGTCCTCAGCCTCTTCTCCTGGCACAACGAGACCATCAACATCTGGAC GCATCTCCTTGGCTTCATGCTGTTCTTCGGCCTCACCCTGGTGCATCTTGGCCAGTACTTCCCCCAGGTTGCTGATCTGATTGGGCACCTTTCCTG GCCAATCTCAAAGGTTGCTGAAAATGTCTCCAGCAATATCGGGGATGTCTTATCG GGTGCGGCGATGTTCATCCAGACGAACCCGACGCTGGCGTCGTACGGCACGGCGGTggcgtcgcagacgacgcggtgGCCCTTCTTCGTGTTCCTTGCCGGCGCCATGTTCTGCCTGCTGAGCAGCAGCGCGTGCCACCTGCTGTCGTGCCACTCCCACCGGCTGAACCTGTTCCTGATCCGGCTCGACTACACGGGCATCGCCGTCATGATCGTGGTCTCCTTCTTCCCGCCCATCTACTACATCTTCCAGTGCGAGCCGCGGTGGCAGGCGGTGTACCTgtcggcgatcacggcggcgggcgTTGGCACGGTGTACGCGCTCATGTCCCCGCGGCTGAGCGCCGCCCGGTACCGCGCCCACCGCGCGCTGCTGTTCGTCGGGATGGGCCTGTCGGGCGTGGTGCCGGCGGCGCACGCGGCCGCCGTGAACTGGCACGAGCCTGCCCGGAACGTGACGCTGGCGTACGAGGGTGCCATGGCGGCGTCGTACCTGGTCGGCACGGCGTTCTACCTGAGCCGGGTGCCCGAGCGGTGGAGGCCCGGGGCGTTCGACCTCGCCGGCCACAGCCACCAGATCTTCCACGCGCTCGTCATCGCCGGCGCCCTCGCACACTACGGCGCCGCCATCGTGTTCCTCAAGGCCCGCGACGAGATGGGATGCCCGGCAAAGTGA